From a region of the Desulfosalsimonas propionicica genome:
- a CDS encoding MotA/TolQ/ExbB proton channel family protein: protein MAAVFWCGLVGFSGAADMRAVSRKVDFDYKAAQSEFKKRKQAIFQNRKRLENAVARAEKQVETLESDISAMDAEYDRLGIKKKELAGKVNRLETGMNAYAGVLRETAGDLFPVISGSHFSARKPDRDQVLTGILDTDQFPGIASVKALAGLIFEEMEKTGQVETFQGSFLGRDGRIQKATLLTVGPFSAAYTTPDETGLLRYSEAHQTFKAISALPGRGMRRNLEKYMHGKAESVYLDPSGGSALKRISHRSTFMEKIKKGGFLVWPILGIGVLAVFIVIERLVFLHRVHANADRMMGDFNKLAANADWMGCQKLLESKKGRPVYNVLMAGFEAVDQNRENLENILQGAILKELPRLERFLPALNVMAAVSPLIGLLGTVTGMIGTFHVITLYGTGDPRLMSGGISEALVTTMLGLAVAIPVMLFHAFLRRRIEHIVGDMEEKSVTLSNIICRNGRVGCVESGMSVSRE from the coding sequence ATGGCTGCCGTTTTTTGGTGCGGGTTGGTGGGATTTTCCGGTGCCGCAGACATGCGGGCTGTTTCCCGGAAGGTGGATTTCGATTATAAGGCGGCGCAGTCGGAATTCAAAAAGCGAAAACAGGCAATTTTTCAAAACCGCAAGCGCCTGGAAAATGCAGTTGCCAGGGCTGAAAAGCAAGTCGAAACCCTTGAGTCCGATATCAGCGCGATGGACGCGGAATATGACCGGTTAGGTATAAAAAAAAAGGAGCTGGCCGGGAAGGTGAACCGGCTGGAAACCGGCATGAATGCGTATGCCGGGGTTTTGCGGGAGACTGCGGGTGATTTGTTTCCGGTGATATCCGGGTCGCATTTCAGCGCCCGCAAGCCTGACAGGGATCAGGTGCTGACCGGCATCCTGGATACGGATCAGTTTCCGGGCATTGCATCTGTCAAGGCCCTGGCCGGCCTGATATTTGAGGAAATGGAAAAAACCGGGCAGGTGGAAACCTTTCAGGGGAGTTTCCTCGGCCGCGATGGACGGATTCAAAAAGCCACCCTGTTAACTGTTGGTCCGTTTTCGGCGGCTTATACAACACCGGATGAAACCGGGTTGCTGCGTTATTCAGAGGCGCACCAAACGTTTAAGGCCATTTCCGCTCTGCCGGGGCGGGGTATGCGGCGGAATCTGGAAAAATATATGCACGGCAAGGCCGAGTCGGTTTATCTGGACCCCTCCGGGGGTTCGGCATTAAAACGGATTTCCCATCGTTCCACTTTTATGGAAAAAATAAAAAAAGGCGGATTTTTGGTGTGGCCGATTTTGGGCATCGGGGTGCTGGCCGTGTTTATTGTCATTGAACGGCTGGTTTTTCTGCATCGTGTGCATGCCAATGCAGACCGGATGATGGGAGACTTCAACAAACTCGCTGCAAATGCCGATTGGATGGGGTGTCAGAAGCTGCTTGAGTCCAAAAAAGGGCGGCCGGTATACAATGTCTTGATGGCCGGATTTGAAGCCGTGGACCAGAACCGGGAGAATCTGGAAAATATTCTTCAGGGGGCCATTTTAAAAGAACTTCCCAGGCTGGAGCGTTTCCTGCCGGCGCTTAATGTAATGGCTGCTGTATCGCCCCTTATTGGATTGCTGGGTACGGTAACAGGCATGATCGGCACATTTCACGTGATCACACTTTATGGAACAGGGGATCCGCGCCTGATGTCCGGGGGGATATCAGAGGCCCTGGTGACGACGATGCTGGGCCTTGCCGTGGCCATTCCCGTGATGCTTTTCCACGCCTTTCTCCGGCGGCGGATCGAGCACATTGTCGGTGATATGGAAGAAAAGTCCGTGACCTTAAGCAATATTATCTGCAGAAACGGCCGGGTGGGCTGCGTTGAATCCGGTATGTCCGTCAGCCGGGAATAA
- a CDS encoding MotA/TolQ/ExbB proton channel family protein, with protein sequence MNCFIDAMHYFRQGGLVMFFLLAISLWVWGLIAERIYFFLKNSGRAMRPELAVSMVSGSMPAPSGTAMDVCAELAVHFRRYCCGNPDLDSKILEEHWLRQKKRIHQGLSLVAALAAAAPLLGLFGTVLGIIDTFGVISVFGTGNAKALAGGISKALVSTHCGLLVGIPALLMYVLLQQQARLLEARLKETRIVLKRNFTA encoded by the coding sequence ATGAACTGCTTTATTGATGCCATGCATTATTTCCGCCAGGGCGGGCTGGTTATGTTTTTTCTGCTGGCAATATCCCTGTGGGTATGGGGATTGATTGCCGAGCGCATTTATTTTTTTTTGAAAAACAGCGGCCGCGCCATGCGGCCCGAATTGGCTGTGAGCATGGTTTCCGGTTCCATGCCGGCCCCATCCGGCACCGCCATGGATGTCTGTGCAGAACTGGCGGTTCACTTCCGCAGGTATTGCTGCGGCAATCCGGACCTGGATTCCAAAATTCTTGAGGAGCACTGGCTGCGTCAGAAAAAACGGATTCACCAGGGACTTTCCCTGGTGGCGGCCCTGGCTGCTGCCGCCCCGCTGCTTGGACTTTTTGGAACCGTTTTGGGGATAATCGACACTTTTGGCGTTATTTCCGTATTTGGGACCGGCAATGCAAAAGCCCTTGCCGGGGGCATATCCAAAGCCCTGGTTTCCACTCATTGCGGCTTGCTGGTCGGTATTCCGGCGCTGTTGATGTATGTGCTGCTTCAACAGCAGGCGCGGCTGCTGGAAGCTCGGCTCAAAGAAACCCGTATTGTTTTGAAAAGGAATTTTACGGCATGA
- a CDS encoding ExbD/TolR family protein, which translates to MINARQSLRYSESGEGINITPLIDLIFLLLIFFMVTTSFVKETGLDVDRPTAATARDKKEANIMIGVGEDGRIFMDHEPIDIRMVRPHVENAMAEHPRAAAVIVADRKSDTGLVIEVLDQCRLAGANNVSIAARRQKGS; encoded by the coding sequence ATGATCAATGCGCGACAGTCGCTGCGTTACAGTGAATCCGGTGAAGGGATTAATATCACCCCGCTGATAGATTTAATTTTTCTTTTACTGATTTTTTTTATGGTCACGACCAGTTTTGTCAAAGAAACCGGGCTGGATGTGGACCGGCCCACTGCTGCCACCGCCCGGGACAAAAAAGAGGCAAACATCATGATCGGCGTTGGCGAAGACGGCCGAATCTTTATGGATCATGAGCCGATAGACATCCGGATGGTCCGGCCGCATGTGGAAAACGCCATGGCCGAGCACCCCAGGGCTGCAGCAGTGATTGTTGCGGACAGAAAAAGTGACACAGGCCTTGTCATTGAGGTTCTGGATCAGTGCCGCCTGGCCGGGGCCAATAATGTCAGTATCGCTGCCAGGCGACAAAAAGGATCCTAG
- a CDS encoding energy transducer TonB, which produces MAEKTRQYAFVVLVLLGVNLFLFVVFPHYIIQQQSAEKNPELMADFGALQVLNTDAPDQEAKPSESENQPEPNAPVSDDKADPIDIPDQVVHHRARIPEIEAMELDSAARAAAGPKISEPLTLSGIRAPSFEGKFDQTEVDTVPMATAKMHPAYPYQAKRLNLSGEVRVKFLVTRDGTVSQVEIISAEPKEIFNKSVIRAVSSWRFRPGKIDGKAVDTWMETSIIFNINEM; this is translated from the coding sequence ATGGCAGAGAAAACAAGGCAATATGCTTTTGTGGTCCTGGTGCTGCTGGGCGTAAACCTGTTTTTATTCGTGGTGTTTCCCCATTATATCATCCAGCAGCAATCGGCTGAAAAAAATCCGGAATTGATGGCGGATTTTGGCGCTTTGCAGGTGCTCAACACCGATGCTCCGGATCAGGAAGCCAAACCGTCTGAATCCGAAAATCAGCCGGAGCCAAACGCCCCTGTCAGTGATGACAAGGCCGACCCGATCGACATTCCGGATCAGGTTGTCCACCATCGCGCGCGGATCCCTGAAATCGAGGCCATGGAATTGGACTCGGCGGCCCGGGCCGCTGCCGGGCCGAAGATCTCTGAGCCTTTGACATTGTCCGGAATCAGGGCTCCGTCATTTGAAGGAAAGTTTGACCAGACTGAAGTGGATACAGTGCCCATGGCAACTGCCAAAATGCATCCGGCTTATCCTTATCAGGCCAAACGGTTGAACCTCAGTGGTGAAGTCAGGGTAAAGTTTCTGGTAACCAGGGATGGAACCGTATCTCAAGTGGAGATCATTTCTGCAGAGCCAAAAGAGATTTTCAACAAAAGCGTGATCAGAGCCGTTTCCTCATGGCGTTTCAGGCCCGGAAAGATTGACGGAAAAGCTGTGGATACCTGGATGGAGACGAGTATTATTTTTAATATCAACGAGATGTGA
- a CDS encoding tetratricopeptide repeat protein, with translation MSRAAGKFLMGLFLVQILGLFAANLPVAAQARETPQSRVEQQALYEAAQAVENKQYAEAEQILTNCISRRQAKTGYRVFLQLGNVYAVAQKPRKALASYKKAVSCNDQDPAVWQNMGKACFDLERFSAAGDYLERAWQLQAEKSPDVLFQAAGCRMMAGQAGKAYDLLERLCTGDPENVRLEWLQSFAQVCMALDKGQEARQAVYRLLARQPEKPQWWKMLANVDIRADNYDKAAAAFKVHNQLVAPRKEDVLRLGDLYMAAGVPAKAADQYEILLQQDPAARQYEKAASAYLAACRPEKAAAILKQAVERTPEPRLWHMLGSILYNQDKPEQAYGAFQKSYGLNSDKGDSALMMGYSALKAGLVHEAVDAFEKAAKFKNQQQAATAGLNAARSLADAP, from the coding sequence ATGAGCAGGGCAGCGGGAAAGTTTTTAATGGGTTTGTTTCTGGTGCAGATTTTGGGGTTGTTTGCCGCCAATTTACCCGTGGCTGCGCAAGCCCGGGAGACTCCGCAGTCCCGGGTTGAACAGCAGGCGCTTTACGAGGCGGCTCAGGCGGTTGAAAACAAACAATACGCAGAAGCCGAACAGATATTGACAAACTGTATAAGCCGGCGGCAGGCAAAAACCGGTTACCGTGTTTTTTTGCAGCTGGGCAATGTATACGCTGTTGCGCAAAAGCCGCGAAAAGCGCTTGCCAGCTATAAGAAAGCGGTTTCCTGTAATGATCAGGATCCGGCTGTATGGCAGAATATGGGCAAGGCATGTTTTGACCTGGAACGATTTTCCGCGGCCGGCGATTATTTGGAACGCGCCTGGCAGCTGCAGGCGGAAAAATCGCCGGATGTTTTGTTCCAGGCGGCCGGCTGCCGTATGATGGCAGGGCAGGCAGGAAAAGCCTATGATCTGCTTGAAAGATTGTGTACAGGTGATCCGGAAAATGTTCGTTTAGAATGGCTGCAGTCATTTGCGCAAGTCTGCATGGCGCTTGATAAGGGGCAGGAGGCCAGACAGGCGGTTTATCGCCTTTTGGCGCGTCAGCCGGAAAAACCGCAATGGTGGAAGATGCTTGCCAATGTCGATATAAGAGCGGACAATTACGATAAGGCCGCTGCTGCCTTTAAGGTTCACAATCAGCTGGTTGCCCCCCGCAAAGAAGACGTGCTCCGGCTGGGGGATCTTTATATGGCTGCAGGCGTGCCGGCAAAGGCGGCAGACCAGTATGAAATTTTGCTTCAACAGGACCCGGCCGCCCGGCAGTATGAAAAAGCGGCTTCGGCCTATCTGGCTGCCTGCCGTCCGGAAAAAGCAGCCGCCATATTAAAACAGGCCGTTGAACGAACGCCTGAGCCCCGTCTTTGGCATATGCTAGGCAGTATCCTTTATAATCAGGACAAACCGGAACAAGCCTATGGCGCCTTTCAAAAAAGCTACGGCCTGAATTCAGACAAGGGCGATTCCGCCCTTATGATGGGCTACAGCGCGTTAAAAGCCGGTTTGGTTCATGAAGCTGTTGATGCTTTTGAAAAAGCGGCAAAATTCAAAAATCAGCAGCAAGCGGCCACAGCGGGTCTCAATGCAGCCCGAAGTCTTGCTGATGCCCCGTGA
- a CDS encoding DUF933 domain-containing protein, protein MKIGIIGLAGSGKTTVFEALARDFAATGGRTETRIGTIHVPDQRIDILSEMYRPQKTIYAQVEYLLPGKGEQKKAGSEDSALMRAVRDTDALIHVVRNFAAYGMEAPDLENDFLLLDQELMQTDLSVVEKRLERMALDAKKGRPVDKKEQALLEQCKNALEQETPLRHMPEIGQSRLLRGYGLMSAKPALVLFNNADEDEALPAAGQIPQTETCRVIRGKLEHELAQMSKQEAAELLEEFNIAAPATDRVIRASYKILGLISFFTVGEDEVRAWTIGRGTPALEAAGAIHSDIQKGFIRAEVVSYEDLMAAGSMAAAKKNATLRLEGKTYEVADGDIINFRFNV, encoded by the coding sequence ATGAAAATAGGAATCATCGGCCTGGCCGGCTCCGGCAAAACCACGGTTTTTGAAGCCCTGGCCCGGGATTTTGCCGCCACCGGCGGCCGCACCGAAACCCGCATCGGAACCATCCACGTGCCTGACCAGCGCATTGACATCTTAAGTGAGATGTACCGGCCCCAAAAAACCATCTACGCCCAGGTGGAATATCTGCTGCCCGGAAAAGGCGAGCAGAAAAAAGCCGGCAGCGAAGACAGCGCCCTGATGCGCGCGGTGCGCGACACTGATGCACTGATCCACGTTGTGCGAAACTTTGCCGCATACGGCATGGAAGCCCCGGACCTGGAAAATGACTTTTTGCTTCTGGACCAGGAACTCATGCAGACCGATCTCAGCGTGGTGGAAAAACGCCTGGAACGCATGGCCCTGGATGCCAAAAAGGGCCGGCCCGTGGACAAGAAGGAACAGGCCCTGCTGGAGCAGTGCAAAAACGCCCTGGAGCAGGAAACGCCCCTGCGGCACATGCCGGAAATCGGCCAATCCAGGCTTTTGCGCGGCTACGGGCTCATGTCGGCCAAACCCGCTTTGGTACTTTTCAACAACGCGGACGAAGACGAGGCCCTTCCGGCTGCGGGCCAAATCCCGCAGACAGAGACCTGCCGGGTCATCCGGGGCAAGCTCGAACATGAACTGGCCCAGATGTCAAAGCAGGAGGCCGCGGAACTGCTCGAAGAGTTCAACATCGCGGCCCCGGCAACAGACCGGGTAATCCGGGCATCATACAAAATCCTGGGCCTGATCTCCTTTTTTACCGTGGGCGAAGACGAGGTGCGCGCCTGGACCATCGGCCGGGGAACTCCGGCACTGGAAGCCGCCGGGGCCATCCACTCAGATATCCAGAAAGGCTTTATCCGCGCGGAAGTGGTCTCCTACGAGGACCTGATGGCCGCCGGCTCCATGGCAGCAGCCAAAAAAAACGCCACCCTGCGCCTTGAAGGCAAAACCTATGAAGTGGCGGACGGGGATATCATCAATTTCCGGTTCAATGTGTAA
- a CDS encoding TatD family hydrolase, with translation MNIFDSHCHLNDRAYDKDRGAVIENAREAGVRKMMIVGITQKTCKQAIEIAEAHEGCYASVGIHPHDAAACSEKTLAALKEMARNPKVKAWGETGLDFNRMYAPADIQEKWFVHQMETAAELGLPLIFHERDSQGRFAELIRTRAPKGIQGVVHCFSGTSDELHQYLNMGFYIGITGILTISKRGAALRQMAAAIPEDRLLIETDAPYLTPAPEKNHTRRNEPAFVKRVLTKLAEVRNTDARDLARVLWDNTSRLFDINDAGPAIQSVKKENLQ, from the coding sequence TTGAATATTTTTGACAGCCACTGTCATTTAAACGACAGGGCCTATGATAAAGACCGCGGCGCAGTCATTGAAAACGCCCGGGAAGCCGGGGTCCGGAAAATGATGATCGTCGGCATCACCCAAAAAACCTGCAAACAGGCCATAGAGATCGCAGAAGCCCATGAAGGCTGCTACGCCTCGGTGGGCATCCATCCCCATGACGCGGCCGCATGCAGCGAAAAGACCCTGGCTGCCTTAAAAGAAATGGCCCGGAACCCGAAAGTCAAGGCCTGGGGCGAGACCGGCCTGGATTTCAACCGGATGTATGCGCCCGCAGACATTCAGGAAAAATGGTTTGTGCACCAGATGGAAACTGCTGCTGAATTGGGCCTGCCCCTGATCTTTCATGAGCGCGACAGCCAGGGCCGGTTTGCCGAACTCATCCGTACCCGGGCGCCCAAAGGCATCCAGGGGGTGGTGCACTGCTTTTCCGGCACTTCAGACGAACTTCACCAGTACCTGAACATGGGCTTTTACATCGGCATTACCGGCATTCTCACCATTTCCAAAAGGGGTGCGGCCCTGCGGCAAATGGCGGCGGCCATCCCGGAAGACCGCCTGCTGATTGAAACCGACGCCCCTTACCTGACCCCGGCACCGGAAAAAAACCACACCCGGCGCAATGAACCGGCATTTGTCAAGCGGGTGCTGACAAAACTGGCAGAGGTGAGAAACACCGATGCCCGGGATCTGGCCCGGGTTTTGTGGGACAACACCAGCCGGTTGTTTGACATCAATGATGCAGGCCCGGCAATTCAATCCGTCAAAAAGGAAAACCTCCAATGA
- a CDS encoding nicotinamidase encodes MTQPHEVFKPGDALLIVDVQNDFCPGGALPIEEGDRVVAVINPWIEAALEKGVPVYASRDWHPVGHVSFSEQGGDWPPHCVQDTPGAAFHKDLNLPGNTMVITKGVRFDQDQNSAFDQTGLAEEFRRSRIHRVFVAGLALDVCVQATVIDALAQGFETLVLLSATRPVTEEGGRIAVENMKKAGAVIYDQ; translated from the coding sequence ATGACCCAGCCCCATGAAGTGTTCAAGCCCGGCGATGCCCTGCTGATTGTGGACGTGCAGAACGATTTCTGCCCCGGAGGGGCCCTGCCCATTGAAGAGGGAGACAGGGTGGTTGCCGTGATCAATCCCTGGATTGAAGCGGCCCTGGAAAAGGGCGTGCCGGTGTATGCCTCCCGGGACTGGCACCCGGTGGGCCATGTGAGCTTTTCGGAGCAGGGCGGTGACTGGCCGCCCCATTGCGTGCAGGACACCCCGGGGGCCGCATTTCACAAAGATCTGAATCTTCCGGGCAACACCATGGTGATCACCAAGGGCGTGCGGTTTGACCAGGATCAGAATTCAGCCTTTGACCAGACCGGCCTTGCAGAGGAATTCCGTCGCTCCCGCATTCACCGGGTTTTTGTGGCCGGCCTTGCCTTGGATGTCTGCGTGCAGGCAACGGTAATCGATGCGCTGGCCCAAGGCTTTGAAACCCTGGTGCTGCTTTCCGCCACCCGGCCGGTGACAGAAGAAGGCGGCCGGATTGCCGTGGAAAACATGAAAAAGGCCGGGGCCGTGATTTACGACCAGTGA
- the thiD gene encoding bifunctional hydroxymethylpyrimidine kinase/phosphomethylpyrimidine kinase, producing the protein MSENAAKIPTVLSIAGSDPSGGAGIQADLKTFMAVGVYGAAVITALTAQNTRGVDGAMAVPAQFVDRQMASVLADIRIHAVKLGMLPNREICEIIAGRVKDLTVVCDPVMVSTSGHQLIDDAAVKSLMTEMIPASDFITPNLAELEILCRGPVTDMEAAGRELLNQYPDLCGAVLKGGHSRQAKEGEGTVTDWFIFRENNAVRAITAAHPHIHTRNTHGTGCTFSSAFAAFLARGKGPEEAFFSAVDLTANLISISADHAIGGGHGPLLHHKMASTGRNNHWS; encoded by the coding sequence ATGTCCGAAAATGCAGCAAAAATTCCCACAGTGCTTTCCATTGCCGGTTCCGATCCCTCGGGCGGGGCCGGAATACAGGCTGATTTGAAAACCTTTATGGCCGTCGGGGTTTACGGGGCGGCTGTGATCACGGCCCTGACCGCCCAGAACACCCGGGGCGTGGACGGGGCCATGGCCGTACCAGCACAATTTGTTGACCGGCAGATGGCAAGCGTTCTGGCCGATATCCGGATCCATGCAGTCAAGCTGGGCATGCTGCCCAACCGGGAAATATGCGAAATTATTGCCGGCCGGGTAAAGGATCTCACCGTTGTCTGCGATCCGGTGATGGTCTCCACCAGCGGCCACCAACTCATTGACGATGCAGCCGTCAAATCCCTGATGACAGAGATGATTCCGGCTTCAGATTTTATCACCCCCAACCTTGCAGAGCTCGAAATCCTTTGCCGTGGCCCTGTCACGGACATGGAGGCCGCAGGCCGGGAACTTTTAAACCAGTACCCCGATCTTTGCGGTGCGGTTTTAAAAGGCGGGCATTCACGGCAGGCAAAGGAGGGGGAAGGCACGGTCACAGACTGGTTCATCTTCCGGGAAAACAATGCCGTCCGGGCCATCACCGCAGCCCATCCCCATATCCACACCCGCAACACCCATGGCACGGGGTGCACCTTTTCCTCGGCTTTTGCAGCATTTCTGGCCAGGGGCAAGGGGCCCGAAGAGGCGTTTTTCTCTGCCGTGGACCTGACGGCCAATCTCATTTCCATCTCGGCTGACCACGCCATCGGCGGCGGCCACGGCCCCCTGCTGCACCACAAAATGGCATCCACGGGGCGGAACAATCACTGGTCGTAA
- a CDS encoding glutamate synthase-related protein, with the protein MSELRFSKTNDVLGTANRGNPAESGLCTLCRADCQGKCETFMSSLVGRKLLYPRSFGIVTAGANNTTHVGVSYNSLRIQGYAYGSHGLSQGLSTDPDDCIFPNVSLETEFGKEIKTKARVPLMTGALGSTFVAAKYWDSFAIGASLVGIPVVIGENVVGVDRESEMATGRITKAPELDRRIDSYLRYNDGYGAIIVQMNVEDTRNGVAEYIAEKYGNKCILELKWGQGAKDIGGEIQVTSLDYAIFLKKRGYVVDPDPEKPSVQEAFNHGSITSFARHSRLGATNLGRADLVREEFMKSVEYLRSLGFKRISLKTGSYGMEELAMAIKFATDAKLDLLTIDGSGGGTGMSPWNMMQSWGVPSLHLHAKAHEYNSILAAKGEDVVDLSFAGGFALEDHIFKAMALGAPYTKLVCMGRAIMIPGFLGANIEGAINPDRREKISGNWDKLPKTVSQLGTTPEEIFASYYDVEARVGKDEMKNIPYGAIGFWTLADKLTCGLQQFMAGARKFSMPEVAREDLFSGNRETAEITGIPFVCDANDETAKKILNS; encoded by the coding sequence ATGTCTGAACTGCGTTTTTCCAAAACCAATGATGTACTGGGGACCGCCAACCGGGGCAATCCTGCGGAATCCGGTTTGTGTACCCTGTGCCGGGCTGACTGCCAGGGCAAATGCGAAACCTTTATGTCCAGCCTGGTGGGCCGCAAACTGCTCTATCCCCGAAGTTTCGGCATAGTCACCGCCGGGGCCAACAACACCACCCACGTGGGCGTATCCTACAATTCCCTGCGGATTCAGGGCTATGCCTACGGCTCCCACGGCCTGTCCCAGGGCCTGTCCACGGACCCGGATGACTGCATTTTCCCCAATGTGAGCCTGGAAACCGAATTCGGCAAGGAAATCAAGACCAAGGCCCGCGTTCCCCTGATGACCGGCGCGTTGGGCTCGACCTTTGTGGCGGCCAAATACTGGGATTCTTTTGCCATCGGCGCATCCCTGGTGGGCATTCCCGTGGTCATCGGCGAAAACGTGGTGGGCGTGGACCGGGAATCGGAAATGGCCACCGGCCGGATCACCAAGGCCCCGGAACTGGACCGGCGCATTGATTCCTACCTGCGCTACAATGACGGTTACGGCGCCATCATCGTTCAGATGAACGTGGAAGACACCCGAAACGGCGTTGCCGAATACATTGCCGAAAAATACGGCAACAAGTGCATCCTGGAACTCAAATGGGGCCAGGGCGCAAAGGACATTGGCGGTGAAATCCAGGTCACAAGCCTGGATTATGCCATCTTTTTGAAAAAACGCGGCTACGTGGTGGACCCGGATCCGGAAAAACCCTCAGTGCAGGAAGCCTTCAACCACGGCTCCATTACCTCGTTTGCCCGCCACAGCCGGCTGGGCGCAACCAACCTGGGCCGGGCGGATCTGGTGCGCGAGGAGTTCATGAAAAGCGTGGAATATCTGAGAAGCCTCGGATTCAAGCGCATTTCCCTCAAGACCGGCTCCTACGGCATGGAGGAACTGGCCATGGCCATCAAGTTTGCCACAGATGCAAAGCTTGATCTGCTCACCATTGACGGCTCGGGCGGCGGCACGGGAATGAGTCCCTGGAACATGATGCAGAGCTGGGGGGTCCCCTCCCTGCATCTGCATGCCAAGGCGCATGAATACAACAGCATCCTGGCCGCAAAGGGCGAGGATGTGGTGGATCTTTCCTTTGCCGGCGGCTTTGCCTTAGAAGACCACATCTTTAAGGCCATGGCCCTGGGCGCCCCGTACACCAAGCTGGTGTGCATGGGCCGGGCCATCATGATCCCGGGATTTCTGGGGGCCAACATCGAAGGGGCCATCAATCCGGACCGCCGGGAAAAGATCAGCGGCAACTGGGACAAACTGCCCAAGACGGTCAGCCAGCTCGGCACCACCCCGGAAGAAATTTTTGCCAGCTATTATGACGTGGAAGCCCGGGTGGGCAAAGACGAGATGAAAAACATCCCCTACGGGGCCATCGGTTTCTGGACCCTGGCCGACAAGCTGACCTGCGGCCTGCAGCAGTTCATGGCCGGCGCGCGAAAATTTTCCATGCCCGAGGTGGCCCGGGAAGATCTTTTTTCCGGCAACCGGGAGACCGCGGAGATCACCGGCATCCCGTTTGTCTGCGACGCCAATGACGAAACCGCCAAAAAGATCCTCAACAGTTAA
- a CDS encoding GAF and ANTAR domain-containing protein produces the protein MDSKGAVSTDKYIKALMDISHAINSDLYLEEILKLIVMVTAQVTGVQICSLWLIEENDGRPRLRLKATQTIEPAYVKDRVLNISEGVVGYVAAEKLPLIIKDVLSEPRFKEKDMARSLGLKSLASVPLLHDERVIGVLNCFTSEPHDFTDVEVNLITTVANQAAVAIYNSELVIKTKVIQEELETRKLVERAKEAMMQRSRIDADEAYRRLQKKSMDSRKSMRSIAEAILLSEELY, from the coding sequence ATGGATTCCAAGGGTGCTGTCAGCACGGACAAGTATATCAAGGCATTGATGGATATCAGCCATGCCATCAACTCGGATCTCTATCTCGAGGAGATCTTAAAGCTCATTGTCATGGTCACGGCCCAGGTTACCGGGGTGCAGATCTGTTCCTTGTGGCTGATCGAAGAAAACGACGGCCGGCCCCGCCTGCGCCTGAAAGCCACCCAAACCATTGAGCCCGCCTATGTCAAAGACCGGGTCTTAAACATCAGCGAAGGCGTAGTGGGCTATGTGGCCGCGGAAAAACTCCCGTTGATCATCAAAGATGTGTTGTCCGAGCCCAGATTCAAGGAAAAGGACATGGCCCGGAGTCTGGGGCTCAAATCCCTGGCCAGCGTTCCTTTGCTCCATGATGAACGGGTCATCGGCGTGCTCAACTGCTTTACCTCAGAGCCTCACGACTTTACAGATGTGGAGGTCAACCTGATCACCACCGTGGCCAACCAGGCCGCGGTGGCCATTTACAACTCAGAACTGGTGATCAAGACCAAGGTGATCCAGGAGGAGCTGGAAACCCGCAAGCTCGTGGAACGGGCCAAGGAGGCCATGATGCAGCGAAGCCGCATTGATGCAGACGAAGCCTATCGCCGCTTGCAGAAAAAAAGCATGGATTCGCGCAAATCCATGCGCAGCATTGCAGAGGCCATCCTGCTTTCAGAAGAACTTTACTGA